One Chthoniobacterales bacterium genomic region harbors:
- a CDS encoding glycosyltransferase family 4 protein, with the protein MVGETLNAPPLLRRTTEESEVLPRHLLYSIFARIGGSGLDTDAFETLRASYRGGFLGRAVAYDNRQSEIPARYIHSLRWHPVRLISFLDRPYYYGAKKKYLDWIASRHLATGRYDLFHSWSGDCLQSLRVARKLGIPSIVEIPTWHRDRGKVVADRAPSTPPAADRRWKENLLQTRERFLEEYDLATLLFVLSEKAADTFRVQGFPEEKLFYLPRGVDVERFRPGVRPPIFRAVFSGALIERKGIHHLLEAWHRLNLQDAELWLVGSVHDEAKPHLQKFWRDNIRVVGFARDVETYLSQGTVHIFPSQCEGSAKVVYEAAACGLPQITTREAGDVVNDGVEGIIIQPGNVGELAAAILELYRHPEKVARMSEAARRRVVDNFTWDHFRARLLIAYQKAMRMKR; encoded by the coding sequence ATGGTGGGTGAAACACTAAACGCCCCTCCGCTTTTGCGCCGCACGACTGAAGAGTCGGAGGTTCTGCCAAGGCATTTGCTCTACTCGATCTTTGCCCGGATCGGCGGATCTGGCCTGGATACCGACGCCTTTGAGACCTTGCGGGCCTCGTATCGCGGCGGATTTCTCGGACGCGCCGTTGCCTACGATAACCGGCAGAGCGAAATCCCGGCCCGCTACATTCATTCCCTTCGCTGGCATCCGGTCCGGCTCATTTCTTTTCTCGACCGCCCTTATTATTACGGAGCGAAAAAGAAATACCTGGACTGGATCGCGTCCCGGCATCTGGCGACCGGGCGTTACGATCTTTTCCATAGCTGGTCGGGCGATTGCCTTCAATCGCTGCGAGTGGCGCGAAAGCTCGGCATTCCTTCCATCGTGGAAATTCCCACCTGGCATCGCGATCGCGGCAAAGTCGTGGCCGATCGCGCTCCCAGCACGCCGCCGGCGGCGGACCGGCGTTGGAAAGAGAACCTGCTCCAGACGCGCGAGCGGTTCCTGGAAGAGTACGATCTGGCCACGCTGCTTTTCGTTCTTTCCGAGAAAGCGGCCGACACTTTCCGGGTCCAGGGTTTCCCGGAAGAGAAGTTGTTTTATCTCCCGCGCGGAGTGGATGTCGAACGTTTCCGGCCGGGAGTGCGTCCTCCGATTTTCCGGGCGGTTTTTTCCGGGGCGCTGATCGAGCGAAAGGGGATTCATCACCTTCTCGAAGCCTGGCATCGCCTCAATCTTCAAGACGCGGAGTTATGGCTCGTTGGCTCAGTCCATGACGAAGCCAAACCGCATCTGCAAAAATTCTGGCGCGATAACATCCGGGTGGTCGGTTTTGCGCGCGACGTGGAGACGTATTTGAGCCAGGGGACGGTCCATATTTTTCCCTCGCAATGCGAAGGCAGCGCCAAAGTTGTTTATGAAGCAGCGGCCTGTGGGCTTCCTCAGATTACTACCCGGGAAGCGGGCGACGTCGTGAACGATGGGGTGGAAGGAATCATTATCCAACCGGGCAACGTGGGCGAGCTGGCGGCCGCGATCCTGGAGCTGTACCGGCACCCGGAAAAAGTGGCGCGCATGAGCGAGGCCGCACGCCGGCGCGTCGTCGACAATTTCACGTGGGACCATTTCCGGGCCCGGCTTTTGATTGCCTATCAAAAGGCAATGCGGATGAAACGATAA
- the rfaQ gene encoding putative lipopolysaccharide heptosyltransferase III, whose product MNILLIQLKRIGDLILTTPAIAALREKFPDASISLVVSAAVKELLPAISGIDKVYEVRGKTDDALDWIALSLGKFDYCLDFTRNDRSSFLTFLSGARKRITADHPQLRTKLRARSYNELVEAPVGFLHTIEYHLALLKPLGIENPSRAIRLHLPKETATEADALLRTAEAGDDFVCFHPGSARAEKFWEAERWAEVLDHCAEETGMTCVLTGGRSSVEQAQIAAIKKAARTKPLDLSGQTTLLTLAAIVRRARLLVTVDSAPMHFAAAWNTPQVVLFGPTNPFHWHPRSDNALILLGESGVPVTEFNPKQRAISMNQISTEAVIGAMEALLSAPAARAL is encoded by the coding sequence ATGAATATTCTTCTCATCCAGCTCAAACGGATCGGCGACCTGATCCTCACCACTCCGGCCATTGCCGCGCTCCGTGAAAAATTCCCGGACGCGTCGATTTCTCTCGTCGTCTCCGCGGCGGTAAAGGAATTGCTGCCCGCGATCAGTGGGATCGACAAGGTCTATGAAGTGCGAGGCAAGACCGATGACGCGCTCGATTGGATCGCGCTCTCGCTCGGCAAATTCGATTACTGTCTCGATTTCACCCGCAACGATCGCTCCTCCTTCCTCACCTTTCTCTCCGGGGCCCGGAAACGGATCACAGCCGATCACCCCCAACTGCGGACAAAATTGCGGGCCCGCAGCTACAACGAGCTGGTCGAAGCGCCGGTCGGGTTTCTCCACACGATCGAATATCATCTCGCGCTCTTGAAACCGCTCGGGATCGAAAATCCCTCCCGTGCCATCCGGCTTCACTTGCCGAAGGAAACCGCGACCGAGGCCGACGCGCTTTTGCGCACGGCGGAAGCCGGTGACGATTTCGTCTGCTTTCACCCCGGGTCGGCCCGGGCGGAGAAATTCTGGGAAGCGGAACGCTGGGCCGAGGTGCTGGATCATTGCGCCGAGGAAACCGGCATGACCTGCGTTCTAACCGGCGGCCGGTCCTCTGTCGAACAGGCGCAAATCGCCGCCATTAAGAAGGCGGCGCGAACCAAGCCGCTCGATCTTTCCGGCCAGACGACCCTTCTCACCCTGGCGGCGATCGTCCGCCGGGCGCGGCTCCTCGTGACGGTCGATTCCGCGCCGATGCATTTCGCCGCGGCCTGGAATACACCCCAGGTCGTCCTCTTCGGGCCCACCAACCCGTTCCACTGGCATCCCCGCTCGGACAACGCGCTGATTCTCCTGGGCGAGAGCGGCGTCCCCGTGACCGAATTCAACCCGAAACAGCGAGCCATTTCCATGAACCAGATCTCGACGGAGGCGGTGATCGGTGCTATGGAAGCCCTGCTGTCGGCTCCGGCGGCCCGTGCCCTATGA